The following nucleotide sequence is from Sphingomonas telluris.
TGTTCCTCGTCGAGCCCTCGCTCAACCGCGAGCGCACGAACAATGGCGACATGTACGTAGAGATCATCGGGGAAACCCAATCGGGCGGGAATGGGCAGGTCGCCGGTCAGGTGATCAAGCGCGATGTCCCGTATCTGATCCGATGATACACGCGTCGCGCCTCCTCAGGAACCGGAGCGGGAATGCAGCCGCCGAGATGGCTCTCGTGATGCCGTTGCTCCTCATCATCATGATGGGCTCGGCCGAGGTCGGGAATTACTTCATGAACGAGCACACGCTCGTAAAGGCGGTTCGAGACGGGGCGCGCTATGCAGCTCGCCAGAGCTTTACCAATTACACCGGATGCAGCGGCGCGCCCGGCGGCACGGTGGTCGCAGATACGCGGAATGTTGTCGTGAACGGTTATCTTTCCGGCGGGACACGGATGACGCCGGGCATCGTGGCGACCGACGTCAATCTCGCCGTCAGCTGCGTTTCTGCAGCGGGCGGCCAGAACATGCTGGGCATCTACCGCAGCAGGTTTGGGGCCACGTGCAATGGAAGTTCGGCGGGTGGCTGCGCGCAGGTCGTGACGGTCACCGCCCAACTGACTTATCGCCCGATCCTTGCAAGCTTCGGCTTCAGGGGCGTTGGCGTTCCGCTGAACGCATCGTCTCAAGCTGCGGTAACCGGGGCATGAGCAAGCTCCGCCTCCTTAGCG
It contains:
- a CDS encoding TadE/TadG family type IV pilus assembly protein, with translation MIHASRLLRNRSGNAAAEMALVMPLLLIIMMGSAEVGNYFMNEHTLVKAVRDGARYAARQSFTNYTGCSGAPGGTVVADTRNVVVNGYLSGGTRMTPGIVATDVNLAVSCVSAAGGQNMLGIYRSRFGATCNGSSAGGCAQVVTVTAQLTYRPILASFGFRGVGVPLNASSQAAVTGA